A genomic region of Fusobacterium perfoetens contains the following coding sequences:
- a CDS encoding PolC-type DNA polymerase III gives MSRKTRVSTKPDFFHHIGAKNLMVKEIIYEDLYKKLKISCQLKDPTCLCETDIVCEDLHKKFGDSLSVEFSIEYENLQITQKILSEIVEKAIEKLKLKNAVSKSFLFLYRVRIDEKNIFIELKNDMAIETLYESKINLKIESLLSEYGINDFKVSFVAGDFAKEIEEIEKEKENTIITLSQKIDTENQKASQAPKEDKPQGEKKYNAVSARKTKEIKGTPISIDEFADIYDNDVCVLEGEVFNFEKKELKTGNFLYIMRITDNKNSVTTKMFVKPDDNLEVKVGEFIRVSGKKQIDTFSDNEEVLIISSLNKIEREKTLKVDTSEEKMVELHTHSKMSEMVGVTEIGDLIKRAKSYGQTSLAITDYSVVHTFPFAYKQTKKDENFKVILGCEMYMVDDSKPMITKPKDINIEEETFVVFDLETTGLNSHEHEIIEIGAIKMQGTRIVDKFSEFVKPRNRVPEKIKNLTNINDGMLENAGFIEDVLPKFMEFVGDATMVAHNAKFDMSFIRRDCKKVLGIDYDPSVIDTLQMARDVLPEFKSYGLGPLTKKLGVALESHHRAVDDSQATAGMFKIFLDRYFEKGAKKLEDLNTAFPINIQKQDTINILVLAKNQTGLKNIYKLVSFAHKDNFGNKKARVKKSEIENFREGLFIGACNTVHFMNTGELALNYLDWNFKGLESAIDFYDYVELLPKENYNEFIEEDGTNRISSYKAIEEMNRYLYQVAKSHGKLVTASSNVHYLDREEKDIRSILLYGSGNVFNERQYTIDNGFYFRTTDEVLKEFSYLGEEIAHEIVITNTNKISDEIEKIQPIPDGFFPPELDNAEDIVRDMTYTRAYEIYGNPLPKIVEARLERELTAIIGHGFSVLYLSAQKLVKKSLDNGYLVGSRGSVGSSLVAFMMGITEVNALYPHYICTNEECKYSEFIEREGAGVDLPEKICPKCGRPLKRDGHSIPFEVFMGFNGDKVPDIDLNFSGEYQSEIHRYCEELFGKSNVFKAGTISTLADKNAIGYVKKYYEDHHLNISKAEIIRKASRVEGAKKTTGQHPGGMVIVPKYKEVFDFCPIQHPANDVTNDSITTHFDYHVMDEQLVKLDILGHDDPTTIKLLQEYTGVNVYDIPIADPDTLKIFSGTEILGVTPEDIGSVVGTYGVPEFGTGFVRQMLEDTLPKTFAELVRISGLSHGTDVWLNNAQEFIRQGTATLSEVITVRDDIMNYLIDNGMEKGVAFKIMEFVRKGKPSKEPEQWEKYSDMMKEKNVKEWYIESCKRIKYMFPKGHATAYVMMAMRIAYFKIHYPLAFYAAYLTRKIEDFDFEIMGNKDLAKAKLAELSKEPKLDVKKKTQVAICEIVVEMYARGFEFLGIDLYKSEGFRFTVEDGKVRVPLMGIAGLGASVVDNILNERNIDKFISYEDLKRRTKMSSTVLEKLKSLNAVKDLSETNQISLF, from the coding sequence ATGAGCAGGAAGACAAGGGTTTCTACCAAGCCAGATTTTTTTCATCACATTGGTGCAAAAAATCTAATGGTAAAAGAGATAATATATGAGGATTTATATAAAAAATTAAAAATTAGTTGTCAGCTAAAAGACCCAACTTGCTTGTGTGAAACAGATATTGTCTGTGAGGATCTGCATAAGAAGTTCGGAGATAGTCTTTCTGTTGAATTTTCTATTGAATATGAAAATCTTCAAATAACTCAAAAAATTTTAAGTGAAATAGTAGAGAAAGCTATTGAAAAATTAAAACTTAAGAATGCTGTTTCAAAATCATTTCTATTTTTGTATAGAGTGAGAATTGATGAAAAAAATATATTTATCGAGCTTAAAAATGATATGGCTATCGAAACTCTATATGAATCAAAAATAAATCTAAAAATAGAATCACTTTTATCTGAGTATGGGATAAATGATTTTAAGGTATCCTTTGTGGCTGGGGACTTTGCCAAAGAGATAGAGGAGATAGAAAAAGAGAAAGAAAATACTATAATAACCCTTAGTCAAAAAATAGATACAGAAAATCAAAAAGCCTCTCAAGCACCAAAAGAGGATAAACCTCAAGGGGAGAAAAAATATAATGCTGTTTCAGCTAGAAAAACTAAAGAGATTAAGGGAACTCCAATTTCAATAGATGAGTTTGCAGATATCTATGATAATGATGTATGTGTACTAGAGGGAGAGGTATTTAATTTTGAGAAAAAAGAGTTAAAGACTGGTAACTTCCTTTATATTATGAGGATAACAGATAATAAAAACTCTGTTACAACAAAGATGTTTGTTAAACCAGATGATAATTTAGAGGTAAAAGTTGGGGAGTTTATAAGAGTAAGTGGAAAAAAACAGATAGATACCTTTAGTGACAACGAAGAAGTCCTTATAATCTCATCTCTAAATAAAATTGAAAGAGAGAAAACGCTAAAAGTAGATACTTCAGAAGAAAAAATGGTAGAGTTACACACTCATAGTAAAATGAGTGAAATGGTTGGAGTTACTGAGATAGGAGATCTTATCAAAAGAGCCAAATCTTATGGACAAACTAGTCTTGCAATAACAGATTATTCAGTTGTCCATACTTTCCCATTTGCCTATAAACAAACTAAAAAAGATGAGAATTTTAAAGTTATCTTAGGTTGTGAAATGTATATGGTAGATGATTCAAAACCTATGATTACAAAACCTAAAGATATTAATATAGAGGAAGAAACATTTGTGGTATTTGACTTGGAAACAACAGGTCTTAATTCCCACGAACACGAAATAATAGAGATAGGTGCTATAAAGATGCAGGGAACTCGTATAGTAGATAAGTTCTCAGAATTTGTAAAACCTAGAAACAGAGTACCTGAAAAAATAAAAAATCTGACTAATATAAACGACGGTATGCTTGAAAATGCTGGATTTATTGAGGACGTTCTTCCAAAATTTATGGAATTTGTGGGAGATGCCACAATGGTAGCTCATAATGCAAAATTTGATATGAGTTTTATAAGACGTGACTGCAAAAAAGTTTTAGGGATTGATTATGATCCAAGTGTTATAGATACACTTCAAATGGCAAGAGATGTGTTACCTGAATTTAAAAGTTATGGACTTGGACCACTAACTAAAAAATTAGGAGTAGCATTAGAAAGCCACCATAGAGCAGTTGATGACTCACAAGCTACTGCAGGAATGTTTAAAATTTTCTTAGATAGATATTTTGAAAAGGGAGCTAAAAAACTAGAGGATTTAAATACAGCTTTCCCAATAAATATTCAAAAACAAGATACAATAAATATTTTAGTCCTTGCTAAAAACCAAACAGGTTTAAAAAATATTTATAAATTAGTTTCTTTTGCTCATAAGGATAACTTTGGTAATAAAAAAGCGAGAGTTAAGAAAAGTGAGATAGAAAACTTTAGAGAGGGATTATTTATAGGAGCTTGTAACACAGTTCATTTTATGAATACTGGGGAACTTGCTCTTAATTATCTTGATTGGAACTTTAAAGGACTAGAAAGTGCCATAGATTTTTATGATTATGTGGAACTTCTTCCAAAAGAAAATTATAATGAATTTATAGAAGAAGATGGAACAAATAGAATTAGCTCATATAAAGCTATCGAAGAGATGAATAGGTATCTTTATCAAGTGGCTAAATCTCACGGAAAGCTTGTAACAGCTAGTTCAAATGTACACTATCTTGATAGAGAGGAAAAAGATATAAGAAGTATCTTGCTTTATGGTAGTGGAAATGTATTTAACGAAAGACAATATACAATAGATAATGGATTTTATTTTAGAACTACTGATGAAGTTTTAAAAGAATTTTCATATTTAGGTGAGGAGATAGCTCACGAAATAGTAATAACTAATACAAATAAAATATCCGATGAGATAGAAAAAATTCAACCTATCCCAGACGGATTCTTCCCACCTGAGCTTGATAATGCTGAAGATATAGTAAGGGATATGACATATACAAGAGCTTATGAAATATATGGTAATCCACTTCCAAAAATAGTTGAGGCAAGACTTGAAAGAGAGTTAACGGCTATTATCGGTCACGGATTCTCAGTTTTATATCTATCAGCTCAAAAACTTGTAAAAAAATCCCTAGATAATGGATACTTGGTTGGATCAAGGGGGTCTGTTGGTTCATCACTTGTTGCTTTTATGATGGGAATTACTGAGGTTAATGCTCTTTATCCACACTATATCTGTACAAACGAGGAGTGTAAATATTCTGAGTTTATAGAAAGAGAGGGAGCTGGAGTTGACCTTCCAGAAAAAATCTGCCCAAAATGTGGAAGACCACTTAAAAGAGATGGACACTCAATACCATTTGAAGTATTTATGGGATTTAATGGGGATAAAGTACCAGATATTGACCTTAACTTTTCAGGGGAATATCAATCAGAAATTCACAGATATTGTGAGGAGCTTTTCGGAAAATCAAACGTATTTAAAGCTGGTACAATATCAACACTGGCTGATAAAAACGCCATTGGTTATGTAAAAAAATACTATGAGGATCACCATTTGAATATATCTAAGGCTGAAATAATAAGAAAAGCCTCAAGAGTAGAGGGAGCTAAAAAGACAACAGGGCAACACCCGGGAGGAATGGTAATCGTACCAAAATATAAAGAGGTATTTGATTTCTGTCCTATACAACACCCTGCAAATGATGTAACAAATGATTCAATCACAACACATTTTGATTATCACGTTATGGACGAACAGCTAGTAAAACTTGATATACTAGGACACGACGACCCTACAACAATAAAACTTTTACAAGAATACACTGGGGTAAATGTCTATGATATACCAATAGCTGACCCAGATACTTTGAAAATTTTCTCAGGAACTGAAATACTTGGGGTAACTCCTGAAGACATCGGTTCTGTTGTAGGAACTTATGGAGTACCAGAGTTTGGAACAGGATTTGTAAGACAGATGCTAGAGGATACTTTGCCTAAAACATTTGCTGAGCTTGTAAGAATATCTGGGCTTTCTCACGGTACAGACGTTTGGCTAAACAATGCCCAAGAATTTATAAGACAAGGGACAGCCACTCTTTCAGAAGTTATAACAGTAAGGGACGACATAATGAACTACCTAATTGATAACGGAATGGAAAAAGGTGTGGCATTTAAGATAATGGAGTTCGTAAGAAAAGGTAAGCCATCTAAAGAGCCGGAGCAGTGGGAAAAATACTCTGATATGATGAAAGAAAAAAATGTAAAAGAGTGGTATATTGAATCTTGTAAAAGAATAAAATATATGTTCCCTAAGGGACACGCCACAGCTTATGTTATGATGGCAATGAGAATAGCATATTTTAAAATCCACTATCCACTAGCTTTTTATGCAGCTTACTTAACACGTAAGATAGAGGATTTTGATTTTGAAATAATGGGTAATAAAGACCTTGCAAAAGCAAAACTAGCTGAGCTCTCAAAAGAGCCAAAACTTGATGTTAAGAAGAAAACTCAAGTGGCAATCTGTGAAATAGTAGTGGAGATGTATGCTAGAGGATTTGAATTTTTAGGAATTGACCTTTATAAATCTGAAGGATTTAGATTTACTGTTGAAGATGGTAAAGTAAGAGTACCACTTATGGGAATAGCTGGACTTGGAGCAAGTGTTGTAGATAATATTTTAAATGAAAGAAATATAGATAAATTTATATCTTATGAAGACTTGAAAAGAAGAACAAAGATGTCTTCAACTGTTTTGGAAAAACTAAAATCACTTAATGCAGTAAAAGACTTAAGTGAAACAAACCAAATTAGTTTATTTTAG
- a CDS encoding C-GCAxxG-C-C family (seleno)protein, which yields MLKDVAKEYYLGRGLNCAESLFLASNKYYNLGLDESIVEVVTAFGGGMGCGRTCGALCGALAILGRMIHMEKELFHEACTKLITDYEKVLGTSECAILKERYKTEEERCFKTVELSADIFEKFIEEIAPEYKK from the coding sequence ATGTTAAAAGATGTTGCAAAGGAATATTATTTAGGAAGAGGGCTGAACTGTGCAGAATCACTATTTTTAGCTAGTAACAAATATTATAATCTGGGACTTGATGAAAGTATAGTAGAAGTAGTTACAGCTTTTGGTGGCGGAATGGGTTGCGGAAGAACTTGTGGAGCATTATGTGGAGCTTTAGCAATCCTTGGTAGAATGATTCATATGGAAAAAGAGCTGTTTCACGAGGCTTGTACAAAATTAATAACTGATTATGAAAAAGTTCTTGGGACAAGTGAATGTGCTATACTAAAAGAGAGATATAAGACAGAGGAAGAAAGATGTTTTAAAACTGTTGAGCTTTCAGCAGATATTTTTGAAAAATTTATAGAGGAGATAGCTCCAGAATATAAGAAATAG
- the trmD gene encoding tRNA (guanosine(37)-N1)-methyltransferase TrmD yields the protein MKINILTLFPELFQGFKTQSIIGKAIKNNLIDINIINIRDFCFDKHKQADDIPYGGEGGMVMKPEPLFRALETVGGKVIYTSPQGVTFNQKLAIELGKEEEITIIAGHYEGIDERVVEEKVDMEISIGDFVLTGGELPAMVMVDAISRLIPGVITKESYENDSFFNGLLDFPQYTRPAEYEGLKVPEVLMSGNHKKIREWRIKESLKRTYLRRPDLLEGREFDKTEKKLFNEMLKELKEQEDKKLGDEESER from the coding sequence TTGAAAATAAATATTTTAACTTTATTTCCAGAATTGTTTCAAGGTTTTAAAACTCAAAGTATCATAGGAAAAGCTATTAAAAATAATCTTATAGATATTAACATTATAAATATTAGGGATTTTTGCTTTGATAAACATAAACAGGCAGATGATATCCCTTATGGAGGAGAAGGGGGAATGGTTATGAAACCAGAACCTCTTTTTCGTGCTTTAGAAACAGTAGGTGGAAAAGTTATATATACCTCTCCTCAAGGGGTAACTTTTAATCAAAAGTTAGCAATAGAACTTGGAAAGGAAGAGGAGATAACAATAATAGCTGGACACTATGAGGGGATAGATGAAAGGGTAGTAGAAGAAAAAGTTGATATGGAAATATCAATTGGAGATTTTGTACTAACAGGTGGGGAACTTCCTGCAATGGTAATGGTTGATGCTATCTCTCGTTTAATCCCCGGGGTAATTACAAAAGAGTCCTATGAAAACGATTCTTTTTTTAATGGGCTTTTGGACTTTCCACAATATACAAGACCTGCTGAATACGAGGGGCTAAAAGTGCCAGAAGTATTGATGTCAGGAAACCACAAAAAAATAAGAGAGTGGAGAATAAAGGAGAGCCTTAAGAGAACATATCTGAGAAGACCTGACCTTTTAGAAGGTAGGGAGTTTGACAAAACAGAAAAGAAACTTTTTAATGAGATGTTAAAAGAATTAAAAGAGCAAGAAGATAAAAAATTAGGAGATGAAGAAAGTGAGAGATAA
- a CDS encoding nitroreductase family protein, translated as MKFEELQMIRESCRVYSEKRVSREDLTHLVDVARFSPSGCNSQPWKFIIIDEEDARQKVIDSFQDENINGCPWGDKVPAFIVICEEKAKLMPGVAEHYGSQHFAQMDIGMASMALCYEATAMGLGTCMIGSMNQERIKKSLGIPSDVVVRLIITVGYPKAKTEPRKKIRKDFDEVVSYNRY; from the coding sequence ATGAAATTTGAAGAATTACAGATGATTCGTGAAAGCTGTCGTGTGTATAGTGAAAAGAGAGTATCAAGGGAAGATTTAACTCATCTTGTAGATGTAGCAAGATTTTCACCAAGTGGGTGCAATTCACAACCTTGGAAATTTATCATAATAGATGAGGAAGATGCTCGTCAAAAAGTAATAGATTCTTTTCAAGATGAAAATATAAATGGTTGTCCTTGGGGAGATAAAGTACCTGCATTTATAGTTATCTGTGAGGAAAAGGCAAAATTAATGCCAGGAGTGGCAGAACATTATGGTTCTCAACACTTTGCTCAAATGGATATAGGTATGGCAAGTATGGCTCTTTGTTATGAAGCGACAGCTATGGGACTTGGAACTTGTATGATAGGTTCAATGAATCAAGAAAGAATAAAAAAATCTTTAGGAATCCCTAGTGATGTAGTTGTAAGACTTATAATAACAGTTGGGTATCCAAAAGCTAAGACAGAACCTCGTAAAAAAATCCGTAAAGATTTTGATGAGGTTGTAAGCTATAACAGATATTAA
- a CDS encoding RNA methyltransferase: MRDKVYLGLVHYPVYNKNKSVVCTSVTNFDIHDISRSCRTYNIKEYDLIVPLDAQKQLTERIIGYWQDGSGGEYNKDRESAFVNTRVKVSIEQAIKDIEEREGQKPVIITTSAHTFPNSISYKGLSEKIFNDDKPYLFLFGTGWGLIQEVMDMSDFILEPIRGTTKYNHLSVRAAVAIILDRIFGEN, encoded by the coding sequence GTGAGAGATAAAGTTTATTTAGGATTAGTTCACTATCCAGTATATAATAAAAATAAAAGTGTAGTTTGTACTTCTGTTACAAACTTTGATATTCACGATATATCAAGAAGTTGTAGAACTTATAATATAAAAGAGTATGATTTAATAGTGCCACTTGATGCACAAAAACAACTTACTGAAAGAATTATAGGGTATTGGCAAGATGGAAGTGGTGGAGAATACAATAAAGATAGAGAATCAGCTTTTGTAAATACAAGAGTAAAAGTATCAATAGAACAAGCTATAAAAGATATTGAAGAAAGAGAGGGGCAAAAACCAGTGATTATCACAACATCAGCTCATACTTTCCCAAACTCAATAAGCTATAAAGGGCTTTCTGAAAAAATATTTAATGATGACAAACCATATCTATTTTTATTTGGAACTGGTTGGGGACTTATCCAAGAAGTAATGGATATGTCAGACTTTATACTAGAGCCAATCAGAGGAACTACAAAATATAACCACCTATCAGTAAGAGCTGCTGTGGCTATTATTTTAGATAGAATTTTTGGAGAAAATTAA
- a CDS encoding WYL domain-containing protein, which produces MKKIRVTVPEDIWRMMKNDIEDFKINNNKLCNYILEQLKYKKEIDIEKELESQGRPLKKIIQFDLNVANREIYYDVLKDNGVDVEAEFFRELFERYCSKFKYIRELFIFQDTVRKILDAIKEKKKLKLKYGTKLTTVEPYFIKRDEQGDENYLFCYCDTEKTYYNYKLKDLEVISILEEKIKGKDKKYIDNVRKRFDPFLGNGNFVKVRLSEEGQKLLKGLTNYRPRLVEKDEDIYIFEASNENAKLYFRQFSKEAIILEPVELREEMKQDFLEALKNY; this is translated from the coding sequence ATGAAAAAAATCAGGGTCACTGTTCCAGAAGATATTTGGCGTATGATGAAAAATGATATAGAAGACTTTAAAATAAATAACAACAAACTTTGCAACTATATCTTAGAACAACTTAAGTATAAAAAAGAAATAGACATTGAAAAAGAGCTAGAAAGTCAAGGAAGACCTTTAAAAAAGATTATCCAATTTGATCTTAACGTTGCCAACCGTGAGATTTATTATGATGTCCTAAAAGATAATGGAGTAGATGTAGAAGCTGAGTTTTTTAGAGAACTTTTTGAGAGATACTGCTCAAAGTTTAAATATATAAGAGAGCTTTTTATATTCCAAGACACAGTTAGAAAAATCCTAGACGCTATAAAAGAAAAGAAAAAATTAAAATTAAAATATGGTACTAAACTTACTACTGTTGAGCCTTATTTTATAAAAAGGGACGAACAGGGAGATGAGAACTATCTTTTCTGTTACTGTGATACTGAAAAAACTTATTATAACTACAAATTAAAAGATTTAGAGGTTATATCTATCTTAGAAGAAAAGATAAAAGGTAAGGATAAAAAATACATAGATAATGTTAGAAAACGTTTTGACCCATTTTTAGGTAATGGAAACTTTGTAAAAGTAAGACTATCTGAAGAGGGGCAAAAACTTTTAAAAGGGCTTACTAACTACCGTCCAAGACTTGTGGAAAAAGATGAGGATATATATATATTTGAGGCATCTAATGAAAATGCTAAACTTTATTTTAGACAATTTTCAAAAGAGGCTATTATATTAGAGCCTGTGGAACTTCGTGAGGAGATGAAACAAGATTTCTTAGAGGCTTTAAAAAATTATTAA
- a CDS encoding DMT family transporter: MENVNKKYLGAGLVCFAASLWGLDGIVLTPRLFKLGVPFVVFILHFVPFVFMSFLFGKREMKNIVALPKKDLFYYFCIALFGGSLGTLSIVKALFLVNFQHLTVVTLLQKCQPIFALILARLILKEKLGKNFCFLTLLAMIGGYVMTFEFALPHSTGSDNILPACGLALLAAFSFGSSTVFGKRILTNSSFITALYTRFFFTSIVTFIFVLLNGDFKYFTQVTPYQWGIFITIMLTSGSMAIMIYYRGLRYIDASVATICELAFPISSVVFDYIFNGNLLTLQQFMGAVLLVFAIISIGKTQK, translated from the coding sequence TTGGAAAATGTAAATAAAAAATATCTAGGAGCTGGGCTTGTGTGTTTTGCAGCCTCTCTTTGGGGACTAGACGGGATAGTACTTACTCCAAGACTTTTTAAATTGGGAGTTCCTTTTGTAGTGTTTATACTTCATTTTGTTCCCTTTGTTTTTATGAGCTTTCTTTTTGGTAAGAGAGAGATGAAGAATATAGTGGCTCTTCCTAAAAAAGATCTTTTTTATTATTTTTGTATAGCTTTATTTGGTGGAAGTTTGGGGACTTTATCTATTGTAAAGGCGTTGTTTTTGGTAAACTTTCAACACCTTACAGTGGTAACTTTACTTCAAAAGTGTCAGCCTATATTTGCTCTGATTCTTGCAAGGTTAATTCTTAAGGAAAAACTTGGAAAAAACTTTTGTTTCTTAACTCTTCTTGCAATGATTGGTGGATATGTGATGACTTTTGAATTTGCTCTCCCTCACTCAACTGGAAGTGATAATATACTTCCTGCTTGTGGACTTGCACTTTTAGCTGCATTTTCTTTTGGAAGTTCCACTGTATTTGGGAAAAGAATTTTGACTAACTCATCATTTATAACAGCACTTTATACAAGATTTTTCTTTACGAGTATTGTAACTTTTATATTTGTTTTATTAAATGGAGATTTTAAATATTTTACCCAAGTGACACCTTATCAATGGGGAATATTTATAACTATAATGTTAACAAGTGGTAGTATGGCAATAATGATATACTATAGAGGGCTAAGATATATTGACGCAAGTGTGGCTACAATATGTGAGCTAGCTTTTCCAATTTCATCTGTGGTATTTGATTATATTTTCAATGGAAATCTTCTTACATTACAACAATTTATGGGAGCAGTGCTTTTGGTATTTGCTATAATATCCATAGGAAAAACTCAAAAATAA